Proteins co-encoded in one Octopus bimaculoides isolate UCB-OBI-ISO-001 chromosome 9, ASM119413v2, whole genome shotgun sequence genomic window:
- the LOC106879487 gene encoding uncharacterized protein LOC106879487 isoform X1: protein MGNVTKCFRKLKHSHSDSDLYELVRCDEEKCISKRTGAVTTEIHDTGKAQLNDLKDYEYPFENLVFEGGGSKGIAYCGTLHVLEELGVLNNTKRLAGASAGAMVAALISVGVSSTELLDYLSQDIGKLMLDHKWGYLSLLPNLIKNFGWNPGKKIDTWFKNVLKDKTGSAEVTFWQIYKYYGRELCVVVTNVNHMAVEYCHTKTTPNMPVRLAVRMSMSIPVMFHPPKYYASDGTDMHYADGGLLCNYPIHCFDGWWLSMAPKDNFINRLRPLEQLHEFFDKSVRFDTFNKKTLGFLLFSDDEPEIMRTHLENRLKEYGCYELNRYPETKLAKGRKQNCSMKLDECGKHKNICRAFDQLVKVIAKHNPEHGRTINMDMFIAVLHDPELSEEDHLLLFDKVIVNEWDIKDIFMTLDKNLDNEIEYEELIQILETKGINVQSRFLGYFGRQVNSLQSYLSALMETMLTNTKRAYIVEEDKHRTVGINTGYVDTTDFCLEHDDKNFLIKQGWNSTVAFFREYLNVHRDDLKKRLPESELISPFPKICKTKREKTIRTFLKL from the exons ATGGGAAATGTTacaaaatgtttcagaaaattaaAGCATTCTCATTCCGATTCTGATTTGTATGAATTAGTTAGATGTGATGAAGAAAAATGCATTTCGAAAAGAACGGGTGCCGTTACCACTGAAATCCATGATACTGGTAAAGCACAACTTAACGATCTGAAAGACTATGAATACCCCTTTGAAAATTTGGTGTTTGAAGGTGGTGGAAGTAAAGGCATTGCTTATTGTGGGACTTTACAT GTCCTTGAAGAACTTGGTGTATTAAATAATACAAAACGCTTGGCTGGTGCAAGCGCTGGGGCCATGGTTGCTGCGTTAATCAGTGTTGGCGTCTCAAGCACTGAACTCTTGGACTACTTAAGTCAAGACATTGGCAAGTTGATGCTTG atCATAAATGGGGATATTTAAGCCTTTTACCAAACCTAATCAAGAACTTTGGCTGGAATCCTGGCAAAAAAATTGACACATGGTTTAAAAATGTACTCAAAGACAAAACTGGCAGTGCAGAGGTTACTTTCTGGCAG aTCTACAAATATTATGGTCGAGAATTATGTGTGGTTGTGACTAATGTTAACCACATGGCTGTTGAATATTGCCACACAAAGACAACTCCAAATATGCCAGTACGCCTGGCTGTGCGTATGTCAATGTCCATCCCTGTAATGTTTCATCCACCAAAATATTATGCTTCTGATGGGACAGACATGCATTATGCTGATGGAGGACTTCTGTGCAATTATCCAATCCATTGTTTTGATG gttgGTGGCTTTCAATGGCACCAAAAGATAATTTCATTAATCGACTTCGTCCTCTTGAGCAATTGCACGAATTCTTTGACAAATCAGTCAGATTTGATACCTTTAATAAAAAGACGCTTGGATTTCTCttg TTTTCAGATGATGAACCAGAGATTATGCGGACCCATTTGGAGAACCGACTCAAAGAGTATGGATGTTATGAACTTAATAGATACCCAGAAACCAAACTAGCCAA GGGCAGAAAACAAAACTGTAGCATGAAATTGGATGAATGCGGaaagcataaaaatatttgtagagCCTTTGATCAATTGGTGAAG GTCATTGCTAAACACAACCCGGAACACGGAAGAACCATCAATATGGACATGTTCATTGCTGTTTTACAT GATCCTGAACTAAGTGAAGAAGACCATCTCCTCCTGTTTGACAAAGTAATTGTTAATGAATGGGATATTAAGGATATCTTTATGACTTTGGACAAAAATCTTGATAATGAG atTGAATATGAAGAATTGATTCAAATTCTTGAAACAAAAGGAATTAACGTCCAGTCTCGCTTTCTTGGATACTTTGGCAGACAAGTCAATAGTTTACAATCATACCTTTCAGCATTAATGGAGACCATGTTGACGAATACTAAACGAGCGTACATAGTG GAAGAAGATAAACATCGTACAGTTGGTATAAACACAGGTTATGTTGACACCACAGATTTCTGTTTGGAACATGACGACAAAAACTTCCTGATTAAG CAAGGATGGAACAGTACAGTGGCCTTCTTCCGAGAATACCTCAATGTTCATCGTGATGACTTGAAAAAACGTCTTCCCGAATCAGAACTAATAtctcccttcccaaaaatttgtaaaacaaaacGGGAAAAAACTATTAGAACatttttaaaactataa
- the LOC106879487 gene encoding uncharacterized protein LOC106879487 isoform X2 — protein sequence MVAALISVGVSSTELLDYLSQDIGKLMLDHKWGYLSLLPNLIKNFGWNPGKKIDTWFKNVLKDKTGSAEVTFWQIYKYYGRELCVVVTNVNHMAVEYCHTKTTPNMPVRLAVRMSMSIPVMFHPPKYYASDGTDMHYADGGLLCNYPIHCFDGWWLSMAPKDNFINRLRPLEQLHEFFDKSVRFDTFNKKTLGFLLFSDDEPEIMRTHLENRLKEYGCYELNRYPETKLAKGRKQNCSMKLDECGKHKNICRAFDQLVKVIAKHNPEHGRTINMDMFIAVLHDPELSEEDHLLLFDKVIVNEWDIKDIFMTLDKNLDNEIEYEELIQILETKGINVQSRFLGYFGRQVNSLQSYLSALMETMLTNTKRAYIVEEDKHRTVGINTGYVDTTDFCLEHDDKNFLIKQGWNSTVAFFREYLNVHRDDLKKRLPESELISPFPKICKTKREKTIRTFLKL from the exons ATGGTTGCTGCGTTAATCAGTGTTGGCGTCTCAAGCACTGAACTCTTGGACTACTTAAGTCAAGACATTGGCAAGTTGATGCTTG atCATAAATGGGGATATTTAAGCCTTTTACCAAACCTAATCAAGAACTTTGGCTGGAATCCTGGCAAAAAAATTGACACATGGTTTAAAAATGTACTCAAAGACAAAACTGGCAGTGCAGAGGTTACTTTCTGGCAG aTCTACAAATATTATGGTCGAGAATTATGTGTGGTTGTGACTAATGTTAACCACATGGCTGTTGAATATTGCCACACAAAGACAACTCCAAATATGCCAGTACGCCTGGCTGTGCGTATGTCAATGTCCATCCCTGTAATGTTTCATCCACCAAAATATTATGCTTCTGATGGGACAGACATGCATTATGCTGATGGAGGACTTCTGTGCAATTATCCAATCCATTGTTTTGATG gttgGTGGCTTTCAATGGCACCAAAAGATAATTTCATTAATCGACTTCGTCCTCTTGAGCAATTGCACGAATTCTTTGACAAATCAGTCAGATTTGATACCTTTAATAAAAAGACGCTTGGATTTCTCttg TTTTCAGATGATGAACCAGAGATTATGCGGACCCATTTGGAGAACCGACTCAAAGAGTATGGATGTTATGAACTTAATAGATACCCAGAAACCAAACTAGCCAA GGGCAGAAAACAAAACTGTAGCATGAAATTGGATGAATGCGGaaagcataaaaatatttgtagagCCTTTGATCAATTGGTGAAG GTCATTGCTAAACACAACCCGGAACACGGAAGAACCATCAATATGGACATGTTCATTGCTGTTTTACAT GATCCTGAACTAAGTGAAGAAGACCATCTCCTCCTGTTTGACAAAGTAATTGTTAATGAATGGGATATTAAGGATATCTTTATGACTTTGGACAAAAATCTTGATAATGAG atTGAATATGAAGAATTGATTCAAATTCTTGAAACAAAAGGAATTAACGTCCAGTCTCGCTTTCTTGGATACTTTGGCAGACAAGTCAATAGTTTACAATCATACCTTTCAGCATTAATGGAGACCATGTTGACGAATACTAAACGAGCGTACATAGTG GAAGAAGATAAACATCGTACAGTTGGTATAAACACAGGTTATGTTGACACCACAGATTTCTGTTTGGAACATGACGACAAAAACTTCCTGATTAAG CAAGGATGGAACAGTACAGTGGCCTTCTTCCGAGAATACCTCAATGTTCATCGTGATGACTTGAAAAAACGTCTTCCCGAATCAGAACTAATAtctcccttcccaaaaatttgtaaaacaaaacGGGAAAAAACTATTAGAACatttttaaaactataa
- the LOC106879486 gene encoding ankyrin repeat and MYND domain-containing protein 2, whose product MAPNTSRKLNDAEKEIIDKIPSASIEEIKQLLSEPEVRIDCLDEQGTTPLQHAAFKGRSDLCELFLQHGADVNSNQHIDGYTALMFAALSGKPALVRKMLCAGAKTDPVNRVNRTAAQMAAFVGYHKCVSTINNFISFDEVEYYAKPQGLEKEAKLPKQLVAPLVELLNNSYLHPLKVSYFLEANPSLLENSHKVQNVLDIMCEKSMKSAETNDVMAIKVNYYSFMIRNIAKSYNEKEKSLSSWIKSLVKGRESDGFAEKPEKLIRQSMKEFIYVESDLFLQFIRTVSPVAIGDYPTAISVLTNCVHGQQFKNDNVSCEACGEIDFTKKCSACKMVYYCSQRCQKLRYTTHKKFCAQLRKQFEELEKKNKDAEDKEEFSEEKNGEQQVEVKEDNGKLEEAVEKIEIKSEV is encoded by the coding sequence ATGGCTCCGAATACTTCGAGGAAGTTAAACGATGCTGAGAAGGAAATCATTGACAAAATCCCTTCAGCTTCCATTGAAGAAATTAAACAGTTATTGAGTGAACCAGAAGTCCGTATCGACTGCCTGGATGAGCAAGGAACTACACCATTACAACATGCTGCATTCAAAGGACGAAGCGACTTGTGTGAGTTGTTCTTACAACACGGCGCCGATGTCAACTCCAATCAACACATCGATGGTTACACCGCCCTCATGTTTGCTGCCCTTTCCGGTAAACCTGCTCTTGTTCGAAAGATGTTATGTGCCGGGGCAAAGACCGACCCCGTGAACCGTGTCAATCGAACAGCCGCTCAAATGGCAGCCTTTGTTGGCTACCACAAATGTGTTTCAACCATAAATAATTTCATTAGCTTCGATGAAGTGGAATATTACGCCAAACCACAAGGCCTGGAGAAAGAAGCGAAACTTCCCAAACAATTGGTCGCACCACTGGTAGAACTGCTTAACAACTCTTATCTTCACCCGTtaaaggtttcttatttcttagaGGCTAATCCAAGTCTTCTGGAAAATTCGCATAAGGTACAAAACGTTTTAGATATTATGTGCGAAAAAAGTATGAAAAGTGCTGAGACAAATGATGTGATGGCTATCAAAGTAAATTATTACTCCTTTATGATTCGAAACATCGCCAAATcgtacaatgaaaaagaaaaatcgcTAAGTAGTTGGATTAAGAGTTTAGTGAAAGGCAGAGAGAGCGATGGCTTTGCCGAGAAACCCGAAAAGCTTATACGTCAGTCCATGAAAGAATTTATCTACGTTGAGTCGGATCTTTTTTTGCAATTTATTCGAACTGTGTCTCCTGTAGCCATCGGAGATTATCCCACGGCTATTTCAGTGCTCACTAACTGTGTCCATGGACAACAGTTTAAAAACGACAATGTCAGTTGTGAAGCTTGTGGAGAAATCGACTTTACAAAGAAATGCTCTGCTTGTAAAATGGTTTACTATTGTAGCCAACGGTGTCAGAAGCTGCGCTACACTACACACAAGAAGTTCTGTGCTCAGCTTCGAAAGCAATTTGAAGAGCTTGAAAAGAAGAACAAAGATGCGGAAGATAAAGAGGAATTCTCTGAAGAGAAAAATGGAGAGCAACAGGTAGAAGTGAAGGAAGATAACGGTAAATTAGAAGAGGCTGTGGAGAAAATCGAAATTAAATCTGAGGTATAG